In Opitutaceae bacterium TAV5, one genomic interval encodes:
- a CDS encoding N-terminal cleavage protein, which yields MFPKAMPNHQPSSPRSSPSLRSGFTLIELLTVIAIIGILAAILIPTVGAVRDKARAIEGTNQMRQLAISVLSYTADQRNGTLPGPLYMDQTIRYWNSNPESTAYNQGLLLTFIHPYLGLATPAGSGQRDATSILTGAQRAWEARKPYTGLTVFFTVPQSSNDQWGAKDSPFGNKNKGWPPHSINSIENPTAVDTSNMPVSLRDNSRTMLRSADKDSIFVSAGKDCPDRPIHGGRRHIAMFDGSVRSFSAAETNRVP from the coding sequence ATGTTTCCCAAAGCCATGCCCAATCACCAGCCTTCCTCTCCCCGGTCCTCCCCGTCCTTACGCTCCGGTTTCACCCTCATCGAGTTGCTCACCGTGATCGCCATCATCGGCATTCTCGCCGCGATCCTCATCCCGACCGTCGGCGCGGTCCGCGACAAGGCCCGCGCAATCGAAGGCACCAACCAGATGCGGCAACTCGCCATCTCCGTTCTCAGTTACACTGCCGACCAGCGCAACGGCACGCTCCCCGGCCCGCTCTACATGGACCAGACAATCCGTTACTGGAACTCCAACCCCGAGTCGACGGCTTACAATCAAGGTCTGCTTTTGACCTTCATTCATCCCTACCTCGGCCTCGCCACTCCCGCAGGCTCGGGACAACGCGACGCTACTTCCATTCTGACTGGCGCCCAGCGCGCGTGGGAGGCGCGCAAACCCTACACGGGTTTGACCGTCTTTTTCACCGTCCCGCAATCCAGCAACGACCAGTGGGGAGCGAAGGACAGTCCTTTCGGCAACAAGAACAAGGGCTGGCCTCCGCACTCCATCAACAGCATCGAAAATCCGACCGCCGTTGACACCTCCAACATGCCCGTGTCGCTCCGCGACAACTCGCGCACGATGCTTCGTTCCGCCGACAAGGACTCTATCTTCGTCTCCGCCGGCAAGGATTGCCCCGACCGTCCGATCCACGGCGGACGCCGCCACATCGCAATGTTCGACGGCTCCGTCCGCTCCTTCTCCGCCGCCGAAACCAACCGCGTGCCGTGA
- a CDS encoding LacI family transcriptional regulator yields the protein MPPPDTPVTLQTVADRAGVTRALVSMALRNSPKVAAATRLRLQRIAQELGYRPNPMVRALMTSLRAQREVTYQAALGFITVFRERDVWKTYLTYPEYFEGAARRGLELGYRLEHFWLGDYANHPGRLEQVLRARGIRGVLVPPLPQDRTGTWWRALRDINLEDFSVVTFGYSLAQPNPPRVCNYHIQTVDTAMRRLAARGYRRIGAVISENDTRQVNMLWSAGLQVARMQMPELEIMEFPWSASPGGRGGGTGGWGEWSEKAFRAWFARRKPEVIVGLTLEVWDWVRRLRRRIPDELGFLHLDCQRGGIFSGMCQNTTRLGIAAAELLASLVEGNVQCEKAEPRVLLIASDFVEGTTLRPARAPV from the coding sequence ATGCCGCCACCTGACACACCTGTTACCCTGCAAACCGTCGCCGACCGCGCGGGCGTCACGCGGGCGCTGGTGTCGATGGCGTTGCGCAACTCTCCGAAGGTGGCGGCGGCTACGCGGTTGCGGTTGCAGCGGATCGCGCAGGAGCTGGGCTACCGGCCCAATCCGATGGTGCGAGCGCTCATGACGAGCCTGCGCGCGCAGCGAGAGGTCACGTATCAGGCGGCGCTGGGATTCATCACCGTGTTTCGCGAGCGCGATGTCTGGAAAACCTACCTGACGTATCCCGAGTATTTCGAGGGTGCCGCGCGCCGTGGTCTGGAACTGGGCTACCGTCTGGAGCATTTCTGGCTTGGCGATTATGCAAACCATCCCGGCCGGCTGGAGCAGGTGCTGCGCGCCCGCGGCATCCGGGGCGTGCTGGTGCCCCCGCTGCCGCAAGACCGGACCGGAACATGGTGGCGCGCGCTGCGCGACATCAACCTGGAGGATTTCAGCGTGGTGACGTTCGGTTATTCGCTGGCGCAGCCGAATCCGCCGCGCGTGTGCAACTACCATATCCAGACGGTGGATACGGCCATGCGCCGGCTTGCGGCGCGCGGCTACCGGCGGATTGGCGCGGTGATCAGTGAAAACGACACCCGGCAGGTCAACATGCTCTGGTCCGCCGGGCTGCAAGTGGCGCGGATGCAGATGCCGGAGTTGGAAATCATGGAGTTTCCGTGGAGCGCGTCCCCAGGCGGGCGGGGCGGCGGCACGGGTGGCTGGGGCGAGTGGTCGGAGAAGGCGTTTCGCGCCTGGTTCGCCCGCCGGAAGCCCGAGGTGATCGTGGGCCTGACGCTTGAGGTGTGGGATTGGGTGCGCCGACTGCGCAGGCGCATCCCGGACGAACTGGGCTTTTTGCATCTGGACTGTCAGCGCGGCGGCATTTTTTCCGGCATGTGCCAGAACACGACCAGGCTCGGCATCGCGGCGGCGGAGTTGCTGGCAAGCTTGGTGGAGGGCAACGTGCAGTGCGAGAAGGCGGAGCCGCGGGTGCTTCTTATTGCGAGCGATTTTGTGGAGGGCACGACGCTGCGTCCGGCGAGGGCGCCGGTTTGA